The genomic region accgaggtgatccgccattggaatgttcgccatctatctgcaagtgtccttgtccaaagcaacaaatccttctctttgtctagtgcaaatgagcaattttccctctcttggtctcatgtatagatctttgtcagtgcatagatggacgtgcaccctctccatcttatgttggtcgcggtcttttgcaccataaatggcttgtccttcatgcatctgatctccgattgtcagtccattcgatcctatcattcttatcgatcaattggcctcttttctgcatgttgccggccaattcctcaagggggcatgcatatgtcattgtcattgtctggggcattttcattattgttctttgaaacaacgcttaaaatcgcattgtctcaaagaggggcaaaatgtagacacctaaaaatggtcaacgcttgcgggatcatactttaacatttgtgcattgcctcattttaggtttttgcgtcgcattaacatttctcctatgtcacgcacttggtctttatcatttgcgagcatcgagtccttcttctgcattcttcagttcttctcatttttgaattaggtcttgtcgatagcaatctttgatcatgattttggtcaatcttgtcaatcccatcattttacgatcgattcgtcatcaatccttgtcctctttgatcctcgtcaattggcacatttatcaattaaatcatttatcacattggtcatttatcaattcaaaatcatgatcgatatcaattatcttcaatcaagacctaattgtcattctcgcattgctaattcatcttctagggttccgtgatttcatcatttaaccttgtgtgtcatttctccctttaggattaataaattatttatttatcctaagttttctcattgcaattaaatgttcatttaattggctaattattcctctttgtgaattaattaataaatgataaattattaattaatttacctaatttctaatttctatcaatttcttaattcctaaattcttaattctctattttcctaattttctaaattcctaatttcaattttcctcctatttctctcctaaattcatggaaatgacatgtcaatttgtcataaatttgtcataattgacaatcaatcaattttgacatagaaattgtcataatttgtcataaatcatcaatcaacaaattttgcatagaaagtgcataatttgtcataattgtcataattgatttgcaattttcatttgaattgaatcatgctaatattgtcatctctccaattcttctataaattgaatGATCTTcttcaatcaaggctaataatccttaatcagactatcgaatttacgcttctagtactcttgatcaaaaatcttgtctacttgctttcaattgtgtgtacacttgtaggtgagatccacaaccaaaccatttgaagaggaaagaagaacaatggagccgcatgaaggagcattcaaatcgtgtctttggtttgcttaatttctttgcttttgaatgcttttgtttcatgtctctattgagtgttgtttaggatagatcattgcaatggatgcttttgtgattgagctattacgtttatcttgttttgtgatgatttcctatttcctaacgtacacattgtaatgtgaaaaagaaggaaaaaaatgaATCCAAAAATAAAAGACTCATTCACTTACTTGTATGTTTTCCTAGATCCATTGAAGCTTTTTATTGTCATAGCCCTACAAAAAATTTATGAACACACTTTCTGGGCCTAACCCATAAGTTTGTACCTCCTAGACCATTCAAACAAGTGAAGGCCCTAAGATAGATGAGGAAACATTAGGAAAAATTGATGTGTGGAGTAAAATAAATAGGTGAATGGCTAAATTGAAATTACTCAAAAGTAGATAGTGGGAAGGTAGACAAAATAAGTGATTTGAAACAAGCTATCCAATAGCtagaagggtaggtaagagataCTCTTTTGTTTTAAGGCgaatcaatagtttcaattttcaaagagtTGCCTATCTTTGATCCAATGGTTATATGGGTAGTTAAGAttggagttgtttctataattttcaacTAAATTATGCTTTGTTTCAAATACGTGATCCAATAGTTAAGAATGGTAAGTAAgagaaatattattatatttttaggcaaatcaataatttcaattttcaaatattttcttaTTTCATGATTGAGTGGTTACATAGGATAATTAAAATATTCAAGAAGttttttctataattttccactaaacttatgtcCTGTGGAAAATAGTGGTCTaatagttaagaagggtaggtaagagaaaaacaattttattttttaatgcaaaTCAATTGTTTAAATTTCAAAGATTTGCTTATttgtgatccaatggttacataagatacttaatattttcaaaaaagttgtttctataattttactCTAAACTTATGTCTTATGGCAAATAAGTGATCCAATGATTAAAAAGGGTATGCAAGAGAAATATAGTTTAAGATTTctaaggagttgtttctataatttccCACCAAACCTCTACCCCATGGCAAATAAGTGATCTAATAGTTAAGAAGGGTAGGAGAgagaatttttctttttgttttgtttttaaagcAAGTTAATAGTTTTGATTTTCAAATATTTGCTTATCTTGTGATCCATTGGTTACATAGGATGGTTAAAACTTTCATGAAGTTGTTTCTATAAATTTTCACTAAACTTATGTCATGTGGCAAATAAGTGATCCAATgattaagaagggtaggtaagagaaatattattttatttttaagctgAATCAAAAGTTCCAAATTTCAAAGAGTTGCCTATTTCATGATCTAATAGTTACATAGAGTTTCTTATTTCTATACTTTTTCACTAAACTTATGCCTCATAGATGATTAATGGTATTTGTCATCAGGTGGACCAATTTTGCATATAATCAATAGAAATGCATACTTGAGAAACCCATTGCGAACGCAATACAGACACAATATTTactatttcaaaaaataaataaatcttatcATCTTTATCGAAAGCTAGCATGTGTCCATGTGAACTATACTCCGCAAGAAAAGTGTGTTTTGGTTGACTAAAAATTCAGGcgaaatataaaaataatttgagTCTCTATCCCATCCTTTTGGCTCTCACATACAAACTGTACGTCCATCCAGTTTCGATACTAGTTAATTCTATATCATTGTTACTAATCTTACACCTAATGCAGTTACAGTAAAGACGACTGAGAAAAATATGGGCCAATGGAAACTTTCATTAAGGCATTACAACTAAACTAAGTAAGTCGACACTAAAACTTTTTAAAATATACGAACTTAAAGAAAATTTTCGATTATACGACACAGAAGGATGATTTATTGAATTGTTACAGAACAATCCCAGCAAGAACGCTTTGTTTACATTGTCGAGGCGGATGCACTCCGATTCTTGTTAATGAAGTCGCCTAAAACGCTTAATAGCTCGGGAATCCGTTGAGAATCGGGATTGAGAACTTGGAAGGCGTGACCCACATTCTTGAACATAACATGGCTGACATTTTTGTTGCCATTTTTCAGGGCTTGGCAGTAAGCCAGGTTCCTCTGCTTCAGCAAATCCTTTTCAGAGATGATTACAATCACCGGCGGTAAACTCAGATCTCGCAGGGACATAGCCAGCGGATTACAGGCAGGATGATCTCTCTTCGCTCCAACAGGTAACGACAGCTTCCAGAACACGTCCACCCATCGCTGCGTCAGATTTGTGTCCGTCTCTGACATCTCCACTTCTCGTTTGCACGGATTTTCCCCGCCAAAGAAGGGCTGAAGAAGAATGAGTCCTCTCATCTGAAGCGGCTTCACGTCCACCCGTGCGCACTGCAATGCAACGTTGTGGACGATATTACCTCCCGCACTATCCCCGGCTAAAAAGCACTGCGAAAAGTCGGCGGAGGATGATAACCATGAAGCGTGCGAGCGTTCATGCGTTGCCTGGCGGCGGACCCACTTGACGGCACCGAAACAATCATCGTAGGCAGCTGGAAGACGGTGCTCGGGAGCAAGCCTGTAGGCCACCGACATTATCATAGAATTTGTATGAGAAGCCATTCTGGACATGAATACGTGGTAAATAGACCAGGCCGGGGAGCCCAGCACAAAGCCGCCGCCATGGAAGTAAATGAGCAGGGGCAGCTTGGTTTCTCGAGAAAGAGCTTTTCTGGGAAGGTAGAAGCGCGCCCATACACCAGTACGCGAGTCCATTACAACATCTTTGGATGCCACCGGCTCTTGTGGCGCCTCCGTTGCGGGCACATCGGATACCACGTAGGAGAACCTCTCGACGGCTCCATCTTTGTAGACTCTTAAAAAGCCTTCCAATTCCTCTTCCACTGATCTGCCTCTGCTTCTTGCTGGGTCATGACCATGATCACTCCTTATAACACCGTCTACTGAAATTGTATCCATATTCATTTGATCTCTCTCACTCACTTATTTCCAGAAGAGGATGACTGAAAATCTTACTTTAGAGAAAGCGAAAGATACTAAGAGACGATGATGTGAGAGACGATGAGGGAGGGGAGTCTTATAGCAGATTTTTGGCCACTTGCGAACGTCCAAGTGATGGGCATCGGTCCACTTCAAGTGCGTTGGATTTCGGAGAATAGTTCGGCGAAGGATTGACGATGGATCACGCTGTTTCTTCTCTTTTGCAAAGCGGGGCCCACATCGAGGGAGTTAAAGTGAATCTGGTAAGAATCGCCTCTGCTTTTGTTGTTTCTCTGGATAACCACAGTTTTTGCTTCCGCTGTTATCCAATTATTCCATCCTTCCTTCCTTGCTCAAAATCATCGTGTGTGGATTTCCTCGTTCGTGATTTCCAATGAAGAGAAGAGACATATTCCTTCATAATCGCAACCACAAAAAAATTGGCGAATCAGAAACTTCGCGTATGGTAAATGACAATAGCTCAGTAAAGTGTCCGCACGTTACCACATTAAAATAAAATCGGACTTCTTTTCGAGATTTGACACTGGCCATCCCCACCATtttacctcttttttttttttctatttcaaatttcttATAATGGTTACATTTCGACTACAGTAGAAACAAAGAAATTTTCTTGATTGGGAATGGCGAAAATCTCGTAACAGCATGCGGGAGAGTAATACGACCTATATTATGGTCGAGAGTAATACGAGAAATGATTATTGACCGTTTGATTATGGAATTAGATATATTGTATAAATCTGATTTTATcccacttcacaaaataatatctAACATAGTCATGACCATGCTTAGCAAAACGAAGATAGGCTCTTCTACTTAAAGAAGCATTGtttgaaataattttaaaatttataattcaaTGAACTTTTTGTCTAGTTTTTATTTTGATGGATGGATATGTtcgtttttatttttaatttggatattaatatttatattaatataagaAAGGAACTAATAGACATGCATATGTGAGAATTTGAACAGCGTCACATTATTTAAGTCacataaatgataaatttattctaTATAATATTGAgtcacatttttgttttgtttttgtttttttattaagaaaaagaaCTTTTCTTTTATAGATGGTTAATATTTTACTTATTACTCATAAAAACCTCAATACTTTATGGTATCTTTATAAACATAGGTATATCTCTAATGGATAACTATTTCACTTCTTAAATTCAAAATGATGAGTTTTACATCAATTCATAGATTAAAACTAaaagttatgtattttttttaaaattcttatAAATGACATTAAAATTAGATAATATATTTGTTACTCCTCACTATTGATTGTCCTTTATACTTTCAAAGTTGTCCCTACAAAAAAGTACAACTAGAGAGAAATTAAGATAAATGAATGCTTTATGAATACAAGAACATGCTTATAGGGAGAGACGGCTATAATAAGAGTTTAAGCATGTCACACTTGTGTCTAGGTAACAAAACAAGTTCAAACTCAAACAAATCTCTTGGACTTAGAGTGATTAAAGGATGAATTTATAGaatcatatttttcaaaataaaaaatccttCTTTAGAAATAATATATTATCATTAGTTTaacaatttcttcttttctttatttAAGATTgtatatgttttatatgttattttTCAAAATTATGCAAGAAAAATATTATAGTATGCAAGTTATGGGTTGAAAGCAGATttgaacaataaaataaatattaaaatattaaatagtaTATGAATTTAGAGGGTGGGAGTGTAGggagatttaaatattaaatgtttttaaattagaaaaatcaaaactaGTTTACTAGTAGACATATGTTTTAAAATTATTGCaaaattaatttataatattttattgtgtatttataatttcaatattttatagagttaaaaaatttattttatttagtaaCTCTTTAATAGAAATATCTTAAACTAATTATATTTGATCAAGGTTATCTCAATATAGATGAAGTAGCTAGATCTAGCTCATTTTCATTCTATTAAATTACTATTTATCATTTAACCTTGATTATCATTATTATTCAAAATTATAAAGATAATTTCACAATTCTTTATTAAGATAAGTTAAGATTTTGATAGGGCACAAACCTTGCTACAAAACAAGTAGATTACCAAAGAGGCAACAAGcaataaaaatgacaaaacaacGTAACCAACAAATTGGCAAGAAGACTTTTATAATGAGACAAAGACTAACAACACTCAAAAGACAAAAATGAACAACAACTAAGACAAATTAGTTAGAATCAGAGTTCAGGCCCAACTCTAACCCCAATGGGACATTTTATGAGTGAGGAACTGTTAAGGACTGCATTTTTCTTATGATGAACAGTTGTCTAAGAGGCATCATCATTACTAGTAGAACCCTTAAGAACAAGGGAGGAGGCAcccataaaatagacaaaagaggTTTGATTCTGACAAACACCCCATTTTGAGGCAGAAACCTCAGAATTTCAAGACTAAGTGTCAGGGATAACCAAAAGAAGAGGAGAACAGCCCAAATCCCTAATAGTAGAGGCAACAATAGCAACAACTTGGGAACTCAAACTAGATGAAGCAGTAGGAGAAGGAAGAACACAATTCATAGGGTTCTCCAAGTCATCGTTCAAAGCATCAACATTCCATAGCACCTGTAGTGGATTAGAATCCCTTCATAATCAACCATCTAAGTTCAGATTTTCTCACCACTTGCAAAATATTCTTGGTTGGCAAAGCCTTTGAAAGATTAATGTTCACCATGATATAGACATAGGATGTATGGGAGAAGTTGCTAGTATTCGGGTCCACCTTTAGAAAGTGGCTCAGTGTATTACCGATAGCTTCATAAGTTGATTTGCACCAAACATGAGGTGAGATAAGGAAGTATTACCCATACAAGGTTAAAATCGATATATTATTTTAGAGGGTTGAAGGAGGGTGACCAATGATAGAGAGAGAAGATGGGCATCCAATTTCTAGTCACCTATGGCCAAAATAGTGTCATAATCTTAAAAGGAgccaaagaaagaaataaagaaactATAAAACAGGGGTAAATTTTGACCTTATAAATATAAGGTTTTAGTGCTCTATAATCCTTGTGTTCAAATCTAGTAATGAGGGCCACAAGAAACTAAAGCTACAAACCAATCATTTTCTCTCAAAGAATCAAATACAATCAACCAGCTCTTGACCCAAAACCACCATTGAAGCAATGAAGGCACCAAGGAGGCACTTCTAGGTACTACCATGAGGATATCTATATAAGGGAATATGCAACAAATTTTTGAAGGAAGTATTGAGTAGTGAAGGGGTGGCCATACAACTCACTACAACCCCAATGATAATAGAATCTTCAAGAGCATTAGGCTTAGCCTTTGAGGAATTAGCATGGTTAGACAAGGCCAATTGAATCCTATATTCAAAATATCTGCCACTAGGTTGTAGGTTGGGGAGCCATTAATGCTAAGGGAGTTGAGTAGGAGTTAAGTTTTTGAAACTAGGAGAGAGTGAAAAGCCTTATGGATATGCAATTGACACAAATataatttcacaatcaccttcaagtaaaagttaaaaaaaaaagctATTTATGACCCTCTACCTCATTAGCACCTTGACATTGTCTCATTTTCAATGTGGAATCAACTTAAATTGGTGAGAAAACTATTTTTAGGCCTCATGCAAGTAGGTTGGCCTAAATCTAATAGCACTAAATTATTTCGATTTAGAATTGATCTTCAAAATCTAGTTTTTATAAATTTTTGATGATTCACTAGGAGCATGTAAACTTggttttatgattttcaaaaaatatttaaggCTGATTTTAATGCTTTGGTGTGTCTGGGTAGGTTCAATcctcatgaaaaagtaaaaatttcTCTATTTTATAGATTTCATTGTTAACACAAATATTATATTACATTAGTAGTTGACAGAATATGGTTCTGTAGGTACCCACTAGATGATTACGTGTCCTTATGTACTAATATTTATCCATGCCTAATCGTTACCCCTAGTTTTAAACTTTCATTTTGCCCTCATTGAAAGGTCAACTCCTGATTTCTCCCTTTGTCAACTTTCACATTTGTTGAATAAGTCACAATTTTTCAAGGCTAGTCACCATGGCTCTAAAGTTCGAACAACCACTGACTTATCAAGTGTCTACGATAAACTAGTGTCGTTGGTTATCAATGACATCAACATCCACAAAGTCAAATAGTTGAAGCATTTCTGAACCGTGGCACAAGTTCTTAAAGTTCTAAGTATCTCTGATCGCCGGATTGTCCTTGAACGCCCGCCTCTTTATGTCATTTGTCTTGAGATGTTATCGAAATTTGCTCGTCACTCGACCATATTAAATCTGTCACACCACCCAAGTTGATGTCATCTGTCTTGGTAATTCTTTGGTTCTCCTTCAAAGGATTAAGAGCTTTTGCAGTGGCCCAACTAcatgattttctttttgttttccaaGACATAATCTTCTCGAAGATATCGGAGGTACATCTCCTTAATGGAAAATTAGGTGGCTAAAGCATGCAAAGATGATGACTAAGAAAGGAAATATTATTTTTCACAGCCAAAATTTGATGAGCTGATGGTTCCATACATAAGTGAAAGGTGGAAAAATTTTGCATTCATTTTTTCTTTAGGGATTAGCCAGAAAAATGGCAAGTTGGTAGGCTAGCATATTTATTAGGGAAGTGGAAATTTTAGAATTTCGATCATTTTTGTTTCAAAATATTTCAGGTCGATCTTCGATATATATTATTCCCATGCCTTAAAATAATATGGCACTTCCTATTGAAGATCAACTTCCCATAGCCCAACTTGATTTGAATTGGATCCAAAGAGATAAGGAAGACATTATTGCTCAATTGAATAGGGTTACATAGAGAGAAATATCCAATTATGTTGAATATAGAAGAATAACTTCCCTTTTGGAGAGAGAAGAAAGATGAGCCGAAATTCATAATCAGCTTCTGCAA from Cryptomeria japonica chromosome 3, Sugi_1.0, whole genome shotgun sequence harbors:
- the LOC131036776 gene encoding probable carboxylesterase 17, producing the protein MNMDTISVDGVIRSDHGHDPARSRGRSVEEELEGFLRVYKDGAVERFSYVVSDVPATEAPQEPVASKDVVMDSRTGVWARFYLPRKALSRETKLPLLIYFHGGGFVLGSPAWSIYHVFMSRMASHTNSMIMSVAYRLAPEHRLPAAYDDCFGAVKWVRRQATHERSHASWLSSSADFSQCFLAGDSAGGNIVHNVALQCARVDVKPLQMRGLILLQPFFGGENPCKREVEMSETDTNLTQRWVDVFWKLSLPVGAKRDHPACNPLAMSLRDLSLPPVIVIISEKDLLKQRNLAYCQALKNGNKNVSHVMFKNVGHAFQVLNPDSQRIPELLSVLGDFINKNRSASASTM